GCCCACCGAGTAGGTCGCAGGCGAAGGCGATCTCGAACCCGGCGGTGACGGCGAATCCGGCGATGACGCTGGCGATGGGCTTGCGGCACGCGGCCATGGCGATGGCAGGAGCGGCGTTAGGGTCTTTGACGTCGCCTTTGAAGGTGTTCTCGTCGGCGGTAATGTCGACACCGGAGCAGCAGGCGCGGTCGCGCTCAGCGAGGACCACGGCGGATCCATGGGGTCGCTGCTCCACTTGAGCATTTCATCGAGCACCTTGTCGGAGGTCCCCGCGGCAAAGCGCGGGGAGAGGGCGCGGTTCGCGGCGTTGGAGTCGTCGAGGGCCTCGAGCTGCGCCTTGATGGAGTGGGCAGTTTCAGCGGATCGCGGCCGTCGCGGACGGCGCTGACGACGACGCATTCGGTGGCGGCGTAGTAAGCGACCTTCTCGAAGGTCGACACGGGGCGGTCGACGAGGACGATGGGGTTGTAGCCGGGTCGGCCGAAGCGGGCGTTAATGTAGCGGGTGATGGAGCGAGCCTCGTCGGCCACCTCCTCGACGTCGCGGCCATGACTATGCGCCGGGTTGGTGATCTGGACGAGCACGGCGCGGCCACGGAGCTCGGAGCACTCCTCGAGGAGCCGCTCCATGGCGAGGAAGCGAGCGGCCTCAGCAGCGGCGAAGAAGCGAGCGGCCTTGGCAGCGGCTAAGAAGTGAGCGGCCTCAGCAGCACGGGGGTCGGCGAGGAAGCGAGCGGCCTCGGGAACGCTCAGTCGAGGCGGCAGTCGCCGCCGAAGACCTCGGTAGTAGTGTAGTTGACACGGTTCtcgagctcgaggaggaggtCGAGGTTCTGAAGCCCCAcgtcggcgtcgtcgtcgtcaggGGCTCTCGTGGGCTTTGGCCATGGTGGATGCTTATTtcagagagagagtgagagagctttgttttctctttctttttttttcttttttttttagcgagagagatagagagagctttcttctttttttttttgaacgggAGAaagagataatatatttttttttcctttttttttttttgcgatcgACAGAATGGGGTGGATATTTTTGATTAGATTTCGAAGATTCAAAAATGttctttctttgatttttttcgaGAGGTATTTATGGGGTGGTTGCAACGGATTTGAGGGAAACGTGCGTATGATTGTGGGATTGAGGTGGTTGTAACAGGATTTGAGGAAAACGTGCGTATGGGTGCGGAGGTTATGGGATCGTGGATGGTTGAGGATTGTGGGATGATGGGATTGTAGGTATAGGTTGTTACGATAGTATCGTGGGATTGTGGGAGAGATTTTGGATGGTTATGATGGGATTGTGGGAATATTGTGAATTGGTCCTTTCCCTTTGCTCATATTACACCTTagtcaatataataaaatattatatgattaaagcGGAGCATTTTGTAAATACGTGAAAGGGAAAGGgctaatatgctatttttaaTACCCGTTCGTATCTACGAGAACGTCCCACTATTCGTAATTTATGCTCCCGGtgcatgagatattttcaaaatttaaattttatccatgcacctggtgcatggataatctcataaaccatctctattttttatttctttctctccctttttttttctttttcctcttttattcctctctcttttttttttatgcttcaacaaggataaatgtgcatttccatttccttatgctttcctagatgatatcatagtgtgagttgaatgcttgatacagtggatagataaggattgggtcgagacattgaatcctatagtgctgagATAAAAGATGGACTCGATTGTTGAtaagacataacgagtggcaagtaaataacaatgacaacaaaacgagtggcatataacttagtGTAAAAATGACACTTGACATGTGACTTAgagataggtggattccctagtgatGAGTCATTGAAtaagaacttagtgtagttaaacacttccatatggacattgggataggtggattcccgagtgacagttagccctagttgatagggtatcctcgagttaagaggattggatcatactcactgtctgttcagaacttgtggtggtcgctccacacaagcgtgCGCTTCGGAGTTTTGTCAcacgagggatagccttatggggtccctaggatagccttatggggtcccgcagacggtctcgggtttgtTGAGCGAGTTGAGCCTCCTTACCTTACGAGATgcatgtgagtcgtgggcgaacctcaGGGTTGGCCAAGGATTGGATAAGTCAAGAAAATTGATGAACAAGTAGACAAGTAAATAacattacttcttggacatagtggcatgttagttgATTACCTATCACGTTGAGGATGCATACATTGTATATGATCCGGGCACAGtagcatagctttcttactatgtTGTTACTGCttttacatatctatctatctatctatctaatTGTGCCcatttggacctagtggggagatcggcggagtcagcggccgaacccactcgGAACTATGGAcattagttctcaccccactttgctGCAGGGCCAAGTACGAGTGCTCCGGGCAAGGATCGCGGTAAGGACTTAGCGCCCTAGCATTAGTATCCCTCCAGTTGCATTAGAGGAACCTACTTatatgagagtagatgatgtatagatTGTGAGATGCATTTTGGAGAGAAATGAATAAACTTCTACCTATATTTTTGGATGAAACAAAGATGTAAATTGTATAAATGTACAAATcatgatgtaatagatagaactctctctcttttcgcACTTGTATGgatacttgtgttacttgctcttattgtgaagcactagtggtgcttcttTTGTCgttgtgtaacacactggacctgtgcaaattgcgagattcgagtgattggatgtgtttcaaGCTTTTTCATgccttgtggagggtcgtagaaggcgttccgacctaaaaagttcgaatccCGGAATTCCAgctttgtcctgagagtttttactctcggggaccggtccctggtgggagagaccggtccccttggAACAGTGTAGCGGCTGACtccgaggcaaccggtccctggcgggtgagaccggtccccggtcGCGTtttcgcggggagagaccggtcccatgcggggagagaccggttcccgaatgttggATTTTTCGGGGCtggaggagagaccggtcccaggtcggggaaaccggtctctcagtccgaaatctgcccagtccgggctttGCACtggttgcaaagttgaggggcttttctggattttgttacactagagggcctatatggccatttcactttctcttctccctcatttcactctcccctttgtttttagagagagaagaagaagaagggagaagaaggaatgagagggagagcttgcttgaggacttggagcttcaccttcaccctctctttttccttttggtgggttggagcttgcttttggagccttgtggtggaccaatcttcaaccctagaggacttagAGCTTGcattgaagcttccaagaggttggtaacaagtttctttcattagattcttgttttgatggtttctttgagatgaaaccctaaattgaggttttagggttgattttgggcattttggatttagggcttttggagctcaatctcttggattagaacctttctCTAGGTTcctttggaagggttctagctttcttttgaagcttgagaagAGATTTTACTCTATAGGTGAgcttttggcccttttgcttggTAGGTTAAAGTTTGAGCTAGTAGTTGTTGTTTACTTCTTgtagctcactttttgatgttcctagggtgctaggagtttagtggacatcttcgttggagcaaacgaagagtTGCGCgaagttcggtgggtttgacctagcctagcatatgaaaaattctcatatcctatattttatgcttcgtaaagtagaaattcatgtaTTTCCgtgataaatataattattgtgaattttaggatgcttaacatgcctatgttatgtgtgatgaaattttggacctctatgtagtagaaaACTAGCATGTGGAATttgtacatgattggcatcctattgagacttgaAATCATAATTCCTACTGTGaaaattagcattactttcaTGTATTTAAAGCTATTCCTACATGAGACTTAAAAGATCTTAgtatgccataaagaggctcggggacttgtacttcttgagaataattgggctaatgtcattaagcggcaTTAAGCTCGGGTcatgtatgaacctagtgttgagGTCATCAGTGGAATATTGAATAGGTGGGAAGATTAATCTATAGCAATGCTTAAGTATCATAAataggcactaagcatagtgagagttggaacttcacattgtgacattgaactagatcttcgagatgctagtggcttttaccatgttagagacatgatgatttggacttttgagacgttgactacgcttgtatgccatttgtgctcattcgcatatacttatgagggtcgctccctacaagccggcactccggagttggcctacgcgacttatgctcgctcgtgcggtatcgagaaacctacggggtcgggagggatagactcattcttagagtgggaatgctggagctaccaccgacacttaggcggcacaagctggactacatttatgtaggtcctagaacatgattAAATAATGACATTTAATCATGAgataacaatcactactagataggattagtagttggattactttgacatgcttatagcatagtgttgagacatgttgTATACTTAATAATTTGCATGTTGCAtcttagtatacttggttgccatgatagagcataatcATCAAATATTGATAGAACGGATCATGTTATCTACTTGCTTGCCACGTTGGGACTGGTGGCTCACACTAGGTGCTcaggagccgatagtggtatATAGCTCGGTAGAGCGTGTCGTGCGGTTAATAATATACCGAGAGTAcgattgtgacccaacccgggaATCTGTAATGGATTTggatcttagttgctcctgattggagtgtgtgcgaattcctaagtgagaatttcgcccgatcatgattgggtctgcatttgcgagcaagagacgctgcgtattgagacaggtttaggcggtaggcccacgtaggattggtggcctttggtccacctgtggagaccaAAGAGGGCGATTTGGCTGATAGCCTTATTGAGGAGTTTGACTCGAGTTCACGAACGAAACGCTCGCGTGAACTCGTCGCGAAAGTAGTTTGATGTTAATCGTAGCTTGTGGTATCAGATAATGAAATACTCCTTGTGAGACATCGAACTGGTGGAAAGCCACGTGATGTTGGAGACTATGCTCGTAAGCGAACTAAGACTTGAAATGTGCCGAATTGGGCCATCTCACGTTAAGGTTAAGGGTCAGTGCAAAATTAAAGCACTCGCGACAGAGCGATGTATCGGTGATATTGCTtttaagcaatgtcggtgatcgaattggGAGGTATTCCCTAAAGGGAAGGccagtgcaaagaagagttctttgcgTACCGAAGAGCGAGTGGTgtttggagcgcgtagagtcgttgagtactgacttgcgctgccactatgacttgcaagaccGTGATGCACTTCTGCATCACACTTTGCAAATGAGTTTAATATTAAATCCATGTCCTTTAGAATGAGCCGCTTCTGAAACCACGATAGTGTGAAGTCGCTctggagtgggagaatgagtatgtaccctcaattgctcgcggagctgaattgaggcgtggtttgaatttcgcggacgaaattcttttaaggggtggagaatgtaacataccagattttggtataaaaataaaaataaataaaaatagtgtgagatactatttttattggatttagaggagttaaatataagtcagaagtgacttgtgctgaaatcggaatgaaaatagaagatttataattttctgttggaaacgggacagataaattagcagataatgcacagtgtcagaaaattatgaaaactggagggtaagtcagaattatttttatgagactagatttaaagtttaataTCATTCTGACATCCGGAAGGTgggaaataaaatccgacaactatctgctaaagattacagttcagtgcagttttcagtgaccaaacggggtcgaaactgaaaacttaagatatattcttactcagtacgttaaaccgagcctgcctgtcaaatttgagcccaaacggacattcagaagggctccgactgTTCCAAACTACTaaactgcctggagtgaatagtattttggggtgttaattatataagaagacttgtcttcttcttctccttcagccgACTACCCCACACCACCATCACCCGCACGCatagagaggggagagagaaaccctcctttctctctctagattcctctctcatctctctatatttatcgctcaaattcgcggcgttggtggagaagatgctcgcGAACGcattgggagcgacggatcgagctttcgtgcgcccgttgtcGCGGCGTGTTTTCATCGCGGCGTTCACAatgtggtaagcttttgggatttggcttaatccttcacattaagtgttctaatagcctctaatgagatTTATTAGCATGTTGCTacatttaatttgagttatttggaggttaattcatgttaggctTGGAAAATAGAGTTTTATAAAATgtaggggtttgatctaatttgaccctttgtaaacctaattgctaggtaaacgaacgcgtttgcgaagtcggttcggcgattcgtcgagccgttgcgaagttattaaagaaacggacgttaggCTTCGTATCCGCCTgcagggccgaggcgatatcgtaaactcatgaaaatggatttgaagcaccgtggcacataatcgaagacctttaattttttggattgtggattggaggccgttcgggtggtcgcgcgagggatcgggccaaaccgggtgctgggtgctgcgggaggccgattgcaagtacgacaagcaatcggaatgcgaaatgacgtgggttgtgcttaccgaagcgactaggtcgccttcatgccaaagtatagtgtgtttcactattgatgcatggtggtagtaaaaatgctaagtaagaatgcatgataaagatgctaagaaatgtatgcatgtgatagatgttAATTGTAAATGCGTAGAAAGTATGCTAAGTGAATATAAGggctaaaagaatgcatattgacataatataagaatgctaagtaaatgcatgtgaagtatgctaatgaatgcaagagctaaatgctaaatgagTATGTAAGACATATGTtagataaatgcatgagttaaatgccaAGTAATATGAGCTAGATGCATATTTTAGAAATGGATGCATGATTGAaatgctaataaagaatgcatgagatatgtgttaagtaagaatgcatgaaTTGTAAGCTAAAGTGTAAATCGATGATCATTAGAGAAGAACATAAGTATGTCCATGAGATGCTAAAGAATATATGCATGATTCATATTATGAGAATATATTAGAATGACATGAAGGTTGAACTTGAGTcaatgaactctaagtaaagTAAGGAACTCAATAAATGTGGCATGtaaagaatcctaagtataaaGAACTAGAATgatgagtggcatgtcaagtacaattcctaggtgtggacaactaggaaaacaagaattgagtggcattgaacccagtgtcattgaacataggttattcacgagtggcatgtcaagtataattcctaggtgtggacaactaggaaaacaagaacatgagtggcattgaacctagagtcaaataaacctaggttgtgaacatagtgacatggaatctagagtcaaatgaacctaggtggtaaagaatattggacctagtgttaatgaacctaggctaaaAAGATAATGACGTTGAACCTAATGTataaacttaggttgagtaagggcttggacctagataggtcgatactatagagtgagaccaacccttgagagatgtaaagtggattccagaatccctgctgctagtgcagcggttGCTAGTAcagcatacaagctcgatagttcttggccgcaggtgcatgtggcatattcctctcccaccggaagaacttcgaggcttgttATTGAGCAAGAATcatgagcgctagggtgcatgtggcatgttcctctcacTATCGGGGATCTTGGCTGCGGGTGtctgcggcatgttcctctcccaccgggggatccctcaccacgggtgtacgcagctctgggcgacccgttgggcgatgtggtttgtggattgagggctgaggtgcatgtgatagttccttcacctcgagcctgacagagcgcggattatccgtatataattgactcaagaccgagtcgagtggcatagttggctaaggtaaagtaatcTTAGGTAAGAGTGGCAATGtgtataatatggctaaggtgtgagtacccttagaataaagaataaagaataaagaatggctaatgctaaagattggcaagtaataaagaatagcaaatgctaaagaatagctagtaaagtaaagaatggctaagagtaaagaatggataagaataaagtgtagaagcaattaatctacttatatgagttgcatgatttacatattgcatgttgtgaggcaaaagtatggtaatgttagttgcatgatttagaTTTTATgtctatctattggactaacatgttgtttgcctcctttggacctgatggtcgagctcttccctttaGTGGCCGtaccactgggaaccatggagttggttctcaccccacgttgttttggggtgttacaggttcacacatgagcggtgcggcggcgcgaggcgagggcgtagcatcatagttagcgccctaccaccgagaccagagatagtggtaccccaagtcggctacttagggatgtaaagaatgaaaagaatcaagttgtaataatcatgttaaatcggattaTATTTagaagttaagtgaaagctaatgtaagaatcaaatgagaattgtgatgtaaaaatgtatgaatgtgaatgcatgtaataacataggatgtgttatattgtttgataccttccattatgcaatcttgattgaaatatgttcctggttggaacttcgcacattgtattgattgctatgccttgaacgtacaggggagattctgtccgtagtacaggaaaaaccctgtccgttcggcagtctgttgacgtgcccgaatccgaccaaagaggcgggctcggggcgtgacaggttaccaccttgctttcacaatcgaAGGTTACATAATACTTCAAGAGTCAATCCATACCTAATATTAGGTCAAACCCTATTTACACTGGACAAGCAGCGTATATATCTGTAATACAAAATGCATGTTCGGGAGCATGGACCCGCCTAGCATGCATACCTTCTACAACATCTATGCCATGTACATTTGCAAATGATTGACTAATAAACAAGTGCGATGCACCCGTGTCAAATGAAGCTCTACATCTCATTCTATTTAACTGCACAATACCTGTACGACGTCGTCGACCACGGCAAGTTTCTCCACTTAAGCTGCGAACACACGACCACTAGGTGCTAATCGGGATCCCTCAAACTGATGTGGCATCATGGTGCGCCCAACCGATGCGGCGACGGGCGAAACTCCCCAAACTGCATAGAGGCTGACTGAACCGAAGCAGATGACGGGACAGGTGATGGTCCTCTCGGGCACTCACGACTCATGTATCCAGCCTGACCACACCTATAACACCTCCGCTCATACTGCCTACATGTCTGTGGTCAATGCTCTCCGCCACAAATAACACACTACAAGGATCCATGGCTCCTCGACATTGTCCACGGGTACCTAGGGGGCCTCTTAGAACTTGACTGCCTCCCCGACACCACTCATTTTTTGCttccttccttttttcttttcaaacgaCTCACGCTCCTCTCATGCAATCGCATTCCCTTGCTCTACCATAGAGCCAAGTCCAAAATCTCGACAAAAGTTTGAAGCTTGAAAGAGTGCACAACTCTGAAAATCTCAGGACGAAGTCCTCGCTGAACCACGCCCAAGACACAGTTCACTATGTacgagaactcccgctcatactcacTCACTGAGCAACTCCCTTGTTTCAACTCTCAAAAGTCCTCATTCAGCTTCCTCTATACACTACTAGGGAAGTACTTGGTGAACAACAACCCTCGAAACTCTTCCCATGTGACTGGAGGAAGGTCTAGGGATCGATTCTTCTTCGCTCCCCTCTACCACACTCTAGCCGACATTTCATTGCCACGTGCACCTTGCCCTGCTCTAAAGTATATATATGTCCTCGAACAGGGTCTCCATTGAAGCGATCCACGCCTCCACAACCCAAGGATCTACTACCTCCCAATCAAAAGTAGAATGGTTGAACCTCGTGAAGGTCGTGAGATCTGCATGTACTCGCTCCTTCTCAACCTTCACCGTCGCTAGATCGGGGCCCGAAGAGCCAAAATCCATTGGAAGAGTGCTCGTCGGAATGTGGGGCACCGTCACTGGCATAGCTGTCACATTCGCTCCCTCAGCAGCATTGGGAACGTGTATCGAAGGCGCAGGCGGTTCACAACTACCTTGTGCCGTCGTTGCCGCCTGTTGCGACACCAACTCCCGAAGCTTCCTAATCTGCTTTTCCTATCGCTGAGAGGCTTCGGCCTGCTACTGTAAGGCCTCGGCCTGCCTTTGCACCACCCCGATTAGTGCAGTCACTTGATCACGTATGTCCTGGACTTCACGGACTCGGACAACTCAGGCACCTCAGAAGGCGATGCCGGAGTAGATCTCTCCGCAGGACTTTTCCTCAGCAGCATTAACTCCTACAATGCGACAATCAGATTAGCCACTTTGATTCACAAATTCCACGCAACTCAATAACTTAACCAAACAAAACCAAATTAGGTGAAAGTATACAAGAGTACTTCTTCCCATCCCTAAGTGTTATGTTGTCGGCCACCAACATAACCTACTCGAGTTGAGAATAAATAACACCTTGAGTCGGTCTCCAACTACCATTAGAAACATATTAACCACTAGACCCAATTAACTTAACTTTTGCCACTAATCATTGATTGCCGTCACTCACGTACCTAGGTCCTTATAGTCATCATCCTAAAGTTTCCTAGGTCCTTCCTAGATTACtatatgctctgataccactctaatctgtcacgccccgagaccgccacTTTGGTCAGTTCAAGTACACACACAGATCACCAAACGGAAAGAACTttccttgtccgcccaaggcttaaACAACATCATATACATCAAGTTTTGCCTTGGAAAAacaacaacatacatgaattgCACGAGGGCAATTATACAAAAGCGAGAGAATAATTACTTAACTATTACAACTAAAACATTTAAGCTTCACATACATcaatccaaaatacatcatttCCATACATATTacacacatgcatatataaagaCAAACATTTTTATCTTCCAAAGTGAAGCCTCTACAAGATCTCTCGTAATATATAAAAACACCTCTCTAATATATAGGGTGATCTAATACACGGGAGTCCACtatctagggcgctatgcccttagcGCGATCATCGACCGCACTGCTCGTGCTAGGCTTTGCAAAACAAGGGGGTGAGAATTAAAAGAAGTTTCCAGTTGGTTTGGctaccgacctcgccgactttcccactaggtctaatcaggcacaAGTTGTAAGAAAGAAGAAACAATAATATGCAACTGAtgcaactactatgcctctacaaTATGAAACTGGGTAAACAATAAATGCCACTATGCTTATGATGCTTACCAATTTGACCTTTCAACTCAATCATACCGGCTCACCCGAAGGTTGAGCCCACTCACATACCGAGGCCCACGGGGAGATAGTCGCTTAACCAATTTAGGGCAATCTGTGTTAGAAATTAATCGGCACATCagaaaaacgcagcggaaaataattttgcacttttaaaattttttgaaagctaAATACACATCACATATGAAAACCGAAAACCAGTAAATCAAACCGTTGCCAgcggatcattctcatgttactatgcaaaaaatttaatctaaatgaaaactctttatgtttagagATCTTACCGTGGACCAGTTAAGGTCTCATGATCTACTGTATGATTGAAACTGAATATGACGAACAGAGGTTCCAATTAGCCATGCACAtgcccggcctctacgcgtatATATCCACATGGAATCGGCGCATATTCGATCGATGTTCATCTCACGAACAGGATGAGTCACAGACCATCTGGATGGCGCTAGAAATTCTTTCATGATCCACCAGTCGATAAAGAGTAGAGAAGTTGATCGGAAAGAACCACGCGCGCGGAAGAGAGATTGGAGAGATCAATCtctagatgtatatatatacatcaaaaGCCATTAtacatctaattaattaaggtgctTGGCACCTTAATTAGTATACCATCAATCTGTACGGCACATAGTGTcagtaccttttttttttttttaatctaacttATTGTATACACctctgtacatatatatatgtctatatatctatatatacagAATCTAGCTAATTTCACtaaaatcttatctaataaGATTTTGTCTCTCTCCAATAAAATTTAACGATTAAATATGCATTCTTATCTAACTAACTCAAATCTAGTAAAAAAGCTTATCTCAtaagatattatgaatatttaatttaattattctctaatccaattagagataaaattaatCTCTCCAATATNgctaggtggtccacctctcgatttatgttttattttgcgaGAGGTCGAgcgttttaccagtgtactagagaccaccatttttgtatatttGAGACTGATATTGTACTTCTTATGACTCCTCTTactgtctagctttacttctttaccttggtgtagatgataaactatatttgctctgatatcattagttgctagttattttcatttcttctacttgttctattacttgcttttacttccgcttttattgtagacgccttatatgtgttgacatatggcgggtctgggcacgctaccgggagggcctccgccggtcccggggcgtgacacaaacgATTCGGGTGTACACAATTCCTAATGTGTGTGACCGCATAGGTTTATTACCATTCGGCAGTGAAACTCAACATCAAActcttaaatatttaattagaactcTTCCAATAGATAAATAAGAACAATTCAATTCGAATCATTAATATTCTCTC
This genomic window from Ananas comosus cultivar F153 linkage group 3, ASM154086v1, whole genome shotgun sequence contains:
- the LOC109707779 gene encoding uncharacterized protein LOC109707779; its protein translation is MERLLEECSELRGRAVLVQITNPAHSHGRDVEEVADEARSITRYINARFGRPGYNPIVLVDRPVSTFEKVAYYAATECVVVSARPHGSAVVLAERDRACCSGVDITADENTFKGDVKDPNAAPAIAMAACRKPIASVIAGFAVTAGFEIAFACDLLGGPRRQVRQHRPRASPPNLAERLREPQRLIDNGMTACQLALNQLITAYQVFDLWPQRAATSVQAAAFKAEHAQAADALQNVPTIGARRRADRGRQR